The proteins below are encoded in one region of Reichenbachiella sp. 5M10:
- a CDS encoding TlpA disulfide reductase family protein — MKITASFLHLSLAALLFFSACSTPEPHHSQGFTLEVKGLDPSTSPKEILLYQITDPAQNSYSIVDTIAYTTGTSIKKSIDLPPNYYVLHIDETQVPLLANKGQHILINLSTDGSYEVSGSEDTELFQAYESFRHSILEKTVYPVRKELYQLRDINNPKDAELIEKLGRQQLHAEQNYRDTLIHFVKKMGTSIAIYPTTVRWTNDDDIPYYDSLATAFALVYPESEISQYVTLKVQQMKRVAIGAKAPGIIAKDTSGHNLSLYQNLKTYTLVDFWGSWCSPCRTENPILQQLYATYKNQGFEIYGIALEQNKKLWTNALLKDGRSWINVSELNGYKTNASQDYSVTALPKNFLLDKDGIIIAKDIHGQELQDKIAALFAAQQ; from the coding sequence ATGAAAATCACCGCCTCATTTCTCCACTTGTCCTTAGCTGCGCTACTGTTTTTCTCTGCTTGTAGCACTCCCGAACCTCACCACTCCCAAGGCTTCACCTTGGAAGTCAAAGGCCTAGACCCCAGTACTTCTCCTAAAGAAATCCTACTCTACCAAATCACAGACCCCGCTCAAAACAGCTACTCCATCGTCGATACGATCGCATATACCACTGGGACCTCCATCAAAAAAAGCATTGACCTGCCTCCAAACTACTACGTCCTCCATATCGACGAGACCCAAGTACCCCTTTTGGCAAACAAAGGACAACACATCCTCATCAACCTTTCGACAGACGGCAGCTATGAGGTCAGTGGCTCTGAAGACACAGAGCTTTTCCAAGCCTACGAGAGTTTTCGCCATTCGATTTTGGAAAAAACCGTTTACCCTGTACGAAAAGAACTCTACCAACTCCGTGACATCAACAACCCCAAAGACGCAGAGTTGATCGAAAAACTCGGCAGACAACAGCTCCACGCAGAGCAAAACTACCGGGACACCTTGATTCATTTCGTCAAGAAAATGGGTACATCCATCGCCATCTACCCTACCACGGTTCGTTGGACCAACGATGACGACATCCCATACTACGACAGTTTAGCCACTGCTTTTGCGCTGGTCTATCCAGAAAGCGAAATCTCTCAATATGTCACTCTCAAGGTCCAACAAATGAAACGAGTAGCCATCGGAGCAAAAGCACCTGGTATCATCGCCAAAGATACCTCAGGACACAACCTCTCTCTCTACCAAAACCTGAAGACCTACACACTCGTGGACTTCTGGGGGAGCTGGTGCTCGCCTTGCCGCACCGAAAATCCAATACTCCAACAACTCTACGCTACCTACAAAAATCAAGGCTTTGAGATCTATGGGATCGCACTAGAACAAAACAAAAAACTATGGACCAATGCGCTGCTCAAAGACGGCAGGTCATGGATCAATGTCTCTGAACTCAATGGCTACAAAACGAATGCTTCGCAGGATTACTCCGTCACAGCTCTGCCTAAAAACTTCTTGCTAGACAAAGACGGCATCATCATCGCCAAAGACATCCATGGGCAAGAACTACAGGATAAGATCGCTGCTCTATTTGCAGCACAGCAATAA
- a CDS encoding proline dehydrogenase family protein has product MNVKEEIRFDDTELAFGDKSNFDLKRMYFLFSTMNNPWVTKIGMRLTQFALRIHLPIKVLIKKTIFAQFCGGESLRDSIKTVEKLGASQIHTILDYSVEGESKEKTFDHNKAEILQSLTLAKESPHIPTGVMKLTGFVSFSLLVKKQAGEVFTAEEQSRWDKFIARVEEICAYAVACQKYLFIDAEESWIQDAIDELVDEMMGKYNREQVYIFNTYQMYKKSSLETLKAVHRRGQQEGFKVGAKLVRGAYMEKERNRAQEKGYPDPIQVSKAATDEAYDAAVAYCIEHINDIYLCAGTHNEKSSKYLSQLMEEQELPHNDPRIFYAQLYGMSDNLSYTLAHHQYNVAKYVPYGPVKKVLPYLMRRAEENTSIAGQSSREFLLVKSELKRRKRK; this is encoded by the coding sequence ATGAATGTAAAAGAGGAAATCCGTTTTGACGATACGGAACTGGCTTTTGGTGACAAAAGCAATTTTGACCTAAAGCGCATGTATTTTTTGTTTTCAACCATGAACAACCCATGGGTAACAAAAATTGGCATGAGGCTGACACAATTCGCGCTTCGAATTCACTTGCCCATCAAGGTTTTGATCAAGAAGACCATTTTCGCACAGTTTTGTGGAGGTGAGTCGCTCCGTGATTCGATCAAGACAGTGGAGAAGTTGGGAGCATCGCAGATACACACCATTTTGGATTATTCGGTGGAGGGAGAGAGCAAGGAGAAAACCTTTGATCACAACAAAGCGGAGATCCTGCAATCTCTGACATTGGCGAAGGAGTCACCACACATCCCTACGGGGGTCATGAAGCTGACCGGTTTTGTGTCTTTCTCGCTGTTGGTCAAAAAACAAGCAGGTGAAGTTTTCACGGCAGAAGAACAGAGCCGTTGGGATAAATTCATCGCTCGTGTGGAGGAGATTTGCGCGTATGCGGTGGCTTGTCAAAAGTATTTGTTCATCGATGCAGAGGAATCTTGGATACAAGACGCCATCGATGAACTGGTAGATGAAATGATGGGCAAGTACAACAGGGAGCAGGTATACATCTTCAATACCTATCAGATGTACAAGAAGTCCTCTCTCGAAACCCTCAAAGCAGTGCATAGACGAGGGCAGCAAGAAGGGTTCAAAGTAGGAGCCAAGCTAGTCAGGGGAGCCTATATGGAAAAAGAAAGAAACCGAGCGCAGGAGAAGGGGTATCCAGATCCGATTCAGGTGTCTAAGGCTGCTACCGATGAAGCCTATGATGCCGCGGTGGCCTATTGCATAGAACATATCAATGATATCTATCTCTGTGCAGGCACGCACAACGAAAAGAGTTCGAAGTATCTCTCCCAGCTGATGGAGGAGCAAGAGCTGCCTCATAATGACCCGAGGATTTTTTATGCGCAACTGTATGGTATGAGTGACAACTTGTCCTACACCTTGGCGCACCATCAATATAACGTGGCGAAGTACGTGCCCTATGGCCCGGTCAAAAAAGTATTGCCCTATTTGATGCGACGAGCGGAGGAAAATACCTCCATTGCTGGACAGAGTAGTAGGGAGTTTTTGCTCGTAAAGAGCGAACTAAAAAGAAGGAAAAGAAAGTGA
- the nhaC gene encoding Na+/H+ antiporter NhaC, translating into MIRVKREASLLEAFVPILFLIVFLSVNVYIFGDAALDGSNQIVLILSGGVAALMAFRLGYTWDEILGGVTKSINSAMPSMLILLMIGSLAGSWLISGIVPAMIYYGLLILSPTIFLFAACVVCAIVSMATGSSWTTSATVGIALIGIGQTMGIHEGLVAGAILSGAYFGDKMSPLSDTTNLAPAMAGTDLFTHIRYMAYTTLPSISITLVIFFVLGFMHDTASEDLGTAAVLQAIEAKFHVSIYLFIVPAVVIFMIVKKVPALPALLAGTLLGIVFALVFQPEVVREVAQYDGAAWQVMFVGCMKALYGSVGVNTSHEMVNELLSSGGMYGMLNTVWLIISAMIFGGVMEGSGLLKKIAHSIIQVVNSTGSLIASTAGTCLFFNVTASDQYLAIVVPGRMYADIYREKGLAPENLSRTLEDSGTVTSVLIPWNTCGAYHSSVLGVSTLAFAPYCFFNIISPIMTVLFGYLNLKIRKLTNKEKV; encoded by the coding sequence ATGATAAGAGTGAAACGTGAAGCTAGCCTGCTTGAGGCATTTGTCCCCATCCTATTTCTTATTGTATTTCTCAGTGTCAATGTGTACATCTTTGGTGACGCGGCATTGGATGGTTCCAATCAGATCGTACTGATACTCTCCGGAGGAGTCGCTGCTTTGATGGCCTTTCGATTGGGCTATACCTGGGACGAGATTCTCGGTGGGGTGACCAAGAGTATCAATTCGGCCATGCCTTCTATGTTGATCCTGTTGATGATTGGCTCGCTCGCAGGGAGTTGGCTGATCAGTGGGATTGTACCTGCGATGATCTATTATGGACTGTTGATACTCAGTCCGACGATCTTTTTGTTTGCGGCCTGTGTGGTTTGTGCGATTGTGTCCATGGCGACAGGGAGCTCATGGACGACCTCCGCGACTGTAGGGATTGCACTCATAGGTATCGGACAGACCATGGGGATACACGAAGGGTTAGTCGCAGGAGCAATCTTGTCGGGAGCCTATTTTGGAGACAAGATGTCTCCACTATCAGATACGACCAATCTTGCACCTGCCATGGCAGGGACGGACTTGTTTACACATATTCGCTACATGGCTTACACGACTTTGCCGTCGATCAGTATCACATTGGTCATCTTTTTTGTACTTGGGTTCATGCACGATACTGCATCCGAAGATTTAGGTACTGCGGCGGTTTTGCAGGCGATTGAAGCCAAGTTTCATGTGTCGATTTACCTGTTTATCGTGCCGGCAGTTGTGATTTTCATGATTGTCAAAAAAGTACCAGCATTGCCGGCTCTACTCGCCGGTACTTTGCTTGGAATTGTGTTTGCACTGGTTTTTCAGCCAGAGGTGGTTCGGGAAGTCGCCCAATATGATGGCGCTGCTTGGCAGGTGATGTTTGTCGGTTGTATGAAGGCTCTGTATGGGTCGGTAGGCGTCAATACGAGTCATGAGATGGTCAATGAATTGTTGAGTTCTGGAGGCATGTACGGTATGCTCAATACGGTATGGCTGATCATCAGTGCGATGATTTTCGGAGGAGTGATGGAAGGCTCTGGCTTACTCAAAAAAATCGCTCATTCGATCATTCAGGTGGTCAACTCAACTGGATCCTTGATTGCCTCTACGGCAGGGACATGTTTGTTTTTCAACGTGACCGCCTCGGACCAATATTTGGCAATCGTCGTACCTGGTAGGATGTATGCCGACATCTACCGCGAAAAAGGACTCGCCCCCGAAAACCTAAGCCGTACCCTCGAAGATTCTGGGACGGTGACTTCCGTGCTCATCCCTTGGAATACCTGTGGTGCCTACCACTCTTCTGTACTTGGTGTGAGTACTTTGGCCTTTGCTCCTTATTGTTTTTTCAACATCATTAGCCCTATCATGACTGTATTATTTGGATACTTGAATCTGAAGATTCGAAAATTGACAAACAAAGAAAAAGTTTGA